One segment of Penaeus chinensis breed Huanghai No. 1 chromosome 14, ASM1920278v2, whole genome shotgun sequence DNA contains the following:
- the LOC125032571 gene encoding ribosome-binding protein 1-like: MLLEAGAEVNAKDRSDSSPLHWAAGGGHDAVVELLLSKGARVNAGNRFGQRAIHHAAYSGHLTTLEVLQEGGADMDVKDHNGDTPLHLAAAEGRLLALFTLVKRGASTNKSNRRGKTPKDMMKRPSNRDDHSMQLFRKVSMRGVMEKWTEAEKELIKLQRQNKKLQNRLDRKTRNIRELNTRLRQMEDQMARADPPFSFRYRTNAKVPRAAHSAGVGRSSDKCMAQPHSFPGRMNQSLGGAGRDGPYRGKATRSGEILEAARWDESLQTASRRSHSSQAAGRDRPSWGEATRTSLSLETEGWGEFLQAAGRRGETAGRKGKSPLAAGRDRRSRREATSSDESLRASGRKGESLQAVGESTSSDGSLQVASKGRPRGEATSSDESLGPASREGKFLQATARGSEFLQTTGRRGESLQVGSRDRRSRREATSSDECLQASGWNKTLRSAGRRGESLQAAEEATSSDECLQASRWNKTLRSAGRRGESLQAAGEATSSDESLQAAGEATTSDESLQASGWNESLRATGRRGDPIQSSDDSLQAAGRWCKSPLAPTRGRLRGEVTGSTESLRAAGRWDESVRATNRRREFVQATGRRDDSVQAADRRREFVQVADRRDESVQAAGR; this comes from the exons ATGCTCCTGGAGGCGGGCGCAGAGGTCAACGCCAAGGATAGGTCGG ATTCGAGCCCCTTGCACTGGGCTGCTGGAGGAGGCCACGACGCGGTAGTGGAGCTGCTCCTCTCGAAGGGCGCGCGCGTGAACGCCGGAAATCGCTTTG GACAGAGGGCTATACACCACGCAGCCTACTCCGGGCACCTAACCACGCTGGAAGTCCTTCAGGAGGGAGGGGCTGATATGGACGTCAAGGATCATAACGGGGACACGCCTCTCCACCTCGCAGCAGCAGAAGGGCGCCTCCTCGCTTTGTTCACGCTGGTGAAACGTGGGGCTTCCACAAACAAGAGTAACAGGAGAGGAAAGACTCCGAAGGACATGATGAAGAGACCCTCTAATAGAGACGACCATAGCATGCAACTTTTCCGGAAAGTCTCAATG AGAGGTGTAATGGAGAAGTGGACTGAAGCCGAAAAGGAATTGATTAAGCTGCAGAGACAAAATAAGAAGTTGCAG AATAGACTGGACAGAAAAACGAGAAATATTCGAGAACTGAACACAAGGTTAAGACAGATGGAAGACCAGATGGCTCGAGCCGATCCACCCTTTTCTTTCCGATATAGGACAAATGCAAAA GTGCCACGTGCAGCGCACTCGGCGGGTGTTGGTCGGTCCTCAGATAAGTGTATGGCTCAGCCGCACAGTTTTCCAGGGAGAATGAATCAGTCCCTGGGAGGAGCTGGCAGGGACGGGCCTTATCGGGGAAAAGCAACACGCAGTGGCGAGATCCTGGAAGCAGCAAGATGGGACGAGTCTCTGCAAACAGCAAGCAGGAGGAGTCATTCCTCACAAGCAGCTGGCAGGGACAGGCCTTCTTGGGGAGAAGCTACAAGAACTAGCTTGTCCCTGGAAACAGAAGGATGGGGCGAGTTTCTGCAAGCAGCAGGTAGGAGAGGCGAGACAGCGGGCAGAAAGGGTAAGTCTCCCTTAGCTGCTGGCAGGGACAGGCGTTCTCGGAGAGAAGCAACAAGCAGTGACGAGTCTCTGCGAGCATCAGGCAGGAAGGGCGAGTCTCTGCAAGCAGTTGGAGAATCAACAAGCAGTGACGGGTCTCTGCAAGTAGCTAGTAAGGGAAGGCCTCGGGGAGAAGCAACAAGCAGTGACGAGTCTCTGGGACCAGCAAGCAGGGAGGGCAAGTTTCTGCAAGCAACAGCTAGGGGGTCTGAGTTTCTGCAAACAACAGGTAGGAGGGGTGAGTCTCTGCAAGTAGGTAGTAGGGACAGGCGTTCTCGGAGAGAAGCAACAAGCAGTGACGAGTGTCTGCAAGCATCAGGGTGGAATAAGACCCTGCGATCAGCAGGCAGAAGGGGCGAATCTTTGCAAGCAGCTGAAGAAGCAACTAGCAGTGACGAGTGTCTGCAAGCATCAAGGTGGAATAAGACTCTGCGATCAGCAGGCAGGAGGGGCGAATCTCTGCAAGCAGCTGGAGAAGCAACAAGCAGTGACGAGTCTCTGCAAGCAGCTGGAGAAGCAACAACCAGTGACGAGTCTCTGCAAGCATCAGGGTGGAATGAGTCTCTGCGAGCAACAGGCAGGAGGGGCGATCCTATACAAAGCAGTGACGATTCCCTACAAGCAGCAGGAAGGTGGTGCAAGTCTCCACTGGCACCTACCAGAGGCAGGCTTCGGGGAGAAGTAACAGGTAGTACTGAGTCTCTACGAGCAGCAGGCAGGTGGGATGAGTCTGTGCGAGCAACAAACAGGAGGAGGGAGTTTGTACAAGCAACAGGCAGGAGGGATGACTCTGTGCAAGCAGCAGACAGGAGGAGGGAATTTGTACAAGTAGCAGACAGGagggatgagtctgtgcaagcagcaggCAGGTGA